Proteins from a genomic interval of Candidatus Palauibacter polyketidifaciens:
- a CDS encoding Mrp/NBP35 family ATP-binding protein — protein sequence MPGVGRVVAVSSGKGGVGKSTISTNLAATWTRRGHRVGLLDADIYGPDIPTMFGIQEKPRIDREEVVPLEAHGVKLMSIGFLIEEDAPAIWRGPIIMGVIRQFLQQVAWGELDYLVIDMPPGTGDAQLSLCQLVRVDGAVMVTTPQDVAVGGVLRGIRMFEKLDVPVLGIVENMRGFACPGCGETHDIFGAGGGERLAGSIDVPFLGAVPLGVAVREESDRGVPTSIGRPDAPEARAFASIASAAVTRLDAVEALRDEAASRAPR from the coding sequence ATGCCGGGCGTGGGCCGCGTCGTCGCGGTGAGTTCGGGCAAGGGTGGCGTCGGGAAATCCACGATCTCCACGAATCTCGCCGCAACCTGGACCCGGCGGGGCCATCGCGTCGGACTGCTCGACGCCGACATCTACGGTCCGGACATCCCGACGATGTTCGGCATCCAGGAGAAGCCACGGATCGACCGCGAAGAAGTCGTGCCTCTGGAGGCGCACGGGGTAAAGCTCATGAGCATCGGATTCCTCATCGAGGAGGACGCTCCGGCGATCTGGCGCGGACCCATCATCATGGGGGTCATCCGCCAGTTCCTCCAGCAGGTCGCATGGGGGGAACTCGACTACCTCGTGATCGACATGCCGCCGGGGACGGGCGACGCGCAGTTGTCGCTGTGTCAACTCGTGCGCGTGGACGGAGCGGTCATGGTGACCACGCCGCAGGACGTGGCGGTCGGCGGCGTGCTGCGCGGTATCCGGATGTTCGAGAAGCTCGATGTGCCGGTCCTCGGCATTGTCGAGAACATGCGCGGCTTCGCGTGTCCCGGGTGTGGCGAGACCCACGACATCTTCGGCGCCGGTGGCGGCGAGCGGCTCGCCGGCTCGATCGACGTGCCCTTCCTGGGCGCCGTGCCGCTCGGCGTGGCCGTGCGCGAGGAGAGCGATCGAGGCGTCCCCACATCGATCGGAAGACCGGACGCACCGGAAGCCCGCGCTTTCGCGAGCATCGCGTCCGCGGCCGTCACCCGCTTGGATGCGGTGGAAGCCTTGCGCGACGAGGCTGCTAGCCGTGCTCCACGATGA
- a CDS encoding NifU family protein: MSTATVESTLDEIERVLDDIRPAVRADGGDIQLVSFDPESGCVAVRLVGACYDCPMSTATLRAGIEQHLCHALPMVHSVEAVA; encoded by the coding sequence TTGAGCACTGCCACCGTTGAGAGCACGCTCGACGAGATCGAGAGAGTCCTCGACGACATCCGTCCCGCGGTGCGCGCGGACGGAGGGGACATTCAGCTCGTTTCGTTCGACCCGGAGAGCGGGTGCGTCGCGGTTCGGCTCGTCGGCGCCTGCTACGACTGTCCCATGTCGACCGCCACGCTTCGGGCCGGGATCGAACAGCACCTTTGCCACGCGCTCCCAATGGTCCATTCCGTCGAGGCCGTCGCGTAG
- a CDS encoding penicillin acylase family protein, translating to MSLRRRAGVGLAAGLVIVGVLTTFAWFHLQRSMQPRSGRHLLTGLAEPATVTFDEWAVPSISATTELDAMRVQGFIHASDRLWQMELFQRVARGRLAELFGPVAIDADRLARTLDLWSAAGRELDEIAETDRALLEAYAEGVNARIASWRGPWPPEFLILGIEPQPWSPQASLSIGRIMSLDLSEWREELDRMTALATLDADHRRALRAGYPAWGPTILQDTLPSGTSPPRIAVAPTPIPPDSGVAASSPDPLIYLSRFGFHASNSWALAGSRTADGVPLLANDMHLALRAPSTWYLNSIVAEDSELAVAGLSIPGTPGVIVGLNRDIAWSFTNAEVDDADFVVEGINLDGSMYRDAGDWRPFETRTEEIRVRGRDEPETWVVRSTARGPVITDVVPAGGLTLSLLWTGLEPGGPFAALLEMNRASNVDAFVAAVAHFRSPHQNVVYAASSGEIGYRMAGSVPLRPAGEGASPISFERLPGGWPGFWPPEAMPALRDPERGYLVSANNLQARSLFGRVGAYYPAPFRARRIDDLVSRATDWTVEDMREAQLDSHSLWAERYRPRAVRAARRAGLDSLALQLEGWDLRTEMASRGAVPFFTWLYRLRELIVADEFEDGDGWFPDIAFMEIVETGDSAWIDDARTPEVERLEALEEEAARTAAVAPARSWGEVHHERSAHPLGTVAFLDRLFGFHVGPYPSRGGPHTVRPDAPSLRARLDSTAWKFPVVSEYGPSARFVARAALADMAGYFLLPTGQAGNPLDLHYRDMGAVWTESPLIRLRPGRPSATVESELLFLPSSR from the coding sequence ATGAGCCTTCGGCGCCGTGCGGGAGTCGGACTGGCGGCCGGCCTTGTGATCGTGGGAGTTCTCACGACGTTTGCGTGGTTCCATCTGCAGCGATCCATGCAGCCGCGATCCGGCCGGCACCTCCTGACGGGCCTGGCGGAGCCCGCTACGGTAACGTTCGACGAATGGGCGGTTCCCTCCATCTCCGCCACGACCGAACTCGACGCCATGCGCGTCCAGGGGTTCATCCACGCCTCCGACCGGTTGTGGCAGATGGAGCTCTTCCAGCGGGTCGCGCGCGGACGTCTGGCCGAACTCTTCGGTCCGGTCGCCATCGACGCGGACCGCCTCGCGCGTACGCTGGACCTGTGGTCGGCCGCGGGCCGCGAACTCGACGAGATCGCGGAGACGGATCGGGCCCTCCTCGAGGCATACGCGGAGGGCGTCAACGCCCGCATCGCGAGCTGGCGCGGGCCGTGGCCACCCGAATTCCTCATCCTCGGCATCGAGCCGCAGCCGTGGAGTCCGCAGGCGTCCCTTTCGATCGGCCGTATCATGTCGCTGGACCTCTCGGAGTGGCGGGAGGAACTGGATCGGATGACCGCGCTCGCGACGCTCGACGCGGATCACCGGCGGGCGCTGAGGGCCGGATACCCCGCCTGGGGGCCGACCATCCTCCAGGACACCCTCCCTTCCGGCACCTCGCCGCCGCGAATCGCCGTCGCGCCGACCCCGATTCCCCCGGATTCAGGCGTCGCGGCCTCATCCCCCGATCCTCTGATCTACCTCTCCCGCTTCGGCTTCCACGCCTCGAACTCCTGGGCGCTGGCGGGATCGCGCACCGCGGATGGCGTTCCGCTGCTCGCGAACGACATGCATCTCGCTCTCCGGGCGCCGTCCACCTGGTACCTCAACTCCATCGTGGCCGAGGATTCGGAGCTGGCCGTCGCGGGTCTGTCCATCCCGGGAACTCCCGGCGTCATCGTCGGACTCAACCGGGATATCGCATGGTCGTTCACGAACGCCGAGGTGGACGACGCGGACTTCGTCGTTGAAGGCATCAACCTCGACGGGTCGATGTATCGCGACGCCGGCGACTGGCGGCCCTTCGAGACCCGGACGGAGGAGATCCGCGTGCGGGGGCGCGACGAGCCGGAGACCTGGGTCGTACGTTCGACGGCGCGCGGCCCGGTGATCACGGATGTCGTACCGGCCGGAGGACTCACGCTGTCGCTGCTGTGGACCGGGCTCGAACCCGGGGGGCCTTTCGCGGCTCTTCTTGAGATGAACCGGGCCTCGAACGTGGACGCGTTCGTGGCGGCGGTCGCGCACTTCCGCTCGCCTCACCAGAACGTGGTCTACGCGGCGTCGAGCGGAGAAATCGGCTACCGCATGGCCGGATCCGTGCCCCTGCGCCCGGCTGGAGAAGGCGCCTCCCCGATCTCCTTCGAGCGCCTGCCCGGGGGCTGGCCGGGCTTCTGGCCGCCTGAGGCGATGCCCGCGTTGCGGGACCCGGAACGAGGATATCTTGTCAGCGCGAACAACCTCCAGGCCCGGTCCCTCTTCGGACGGGTGGGCGCCTACTATCCGGCGCCGTTCCGGGCCCGGCGCATCGATGACCTCGTGTCTCGCGCCACGGACTGGACGGTGGAGGACATGCGCGAGGCCCAGCTGGACAGCCACAGCCTCTGGGCGGAGCGCTACCGGCCACGCGCCGTGCGGGCCGCTCGTCGCGCGGGTCTCGATTCGCTCGCGCTCCAGCTCGAGGGCTGGGATCTGCGCACCGAGATGGCCTCCCGGGGCGCCGTGCCCTTCTTCACCTGGCTCTACCGACTGCGCGAACTCATCGTCGCCGATGAGTTCGAGGACGGAGACGGGTGGTTCCCCGATATCGCGTTCATGGAGATCGTCGAAACCGGGGACAGTGCCTGGATCGACGATGCACGCACGCCGGAGGTCGAGCGCCTCGAAGCGCTGGAAGAAGAGGCGGCTCGCACTGCGGCGGTCGCGCCGGCACGCTCGTGGGGGGAGGTCCATCACGAGCGGTCGGCCCACCCGCTCGGAACCGTGGCGTTCCTCGACCGCCTGTTCGGCTTCCACGTCGGGCCCTATCCGTCGCGTGGCGGGCCCCACACCGTTCGCCCCGACGCCCCGTCGCTGAGAGCGCGTCTCGACTCCACAGCGTGGAAGTTCCCGGTCGTGAGCGAGTACGGCCCCAGCGCGAGATTCGTCGCTCGGGCCGCGCTCGCGGACATGGCGGGCTACTTCCTGCTGCCCACGGGGCAGGCCGGCAACCCGCTCGATCTACACTATCGAGACATGGGAGCCGTGTGGACCGAGAGTCCGCTCATCCGGCTCCGCCCGGGCCGGCCGTCCGCGACGGTGGAAAGCGAGCTCCTTTTTCTGCCCAGCTCTCGTTGA
- a CDS encoding carbohydrate kinase family protein, with protein MPRLGIVGTMVWDTIRARDVGREEPVEEWGGIAYALAAADAAAAEAGDGWTLFPILKIGKDMREAADLFLGGLERVDSLDGVWTVTEPNNRVELIYLDDARRSEKLTGGVPGWTREELVPLARSCDAVYVNFIAGWEVDLPAAAALRTAAKGPVYADLHSLMLGVGADGVRSPRPLDDWRAWLSCFDVVQLNEEELGTLAAGWEDPWALAADVVGPVTRGLLVTLGERGAAWVATRGFWKAPTDPRPQPGAVAPAEALVSGKVEPEAPVAGGDPTGCGDVWGATCFVKMLSGGDLESSVRAATHAAQRNAGFRGASGLGEYLRSETGLLTGRAGRRARGST; from the coding sequence ATGCCGCGGCTCGGGATCGTGGGGACGATGGTGTGGGATACGATCCGCGCCCGGGACGTCGGGCGGGAAGAGCCGGTCGAGGAATGGGGAGGGATCGCCTATGCGCTGGCCGCCGCCGACGCCGCCGCGGCGGAGGCCGGGGATGGCTGGACCCTGTTTCCGATCCTCAAGATCGGAAAGGACATGCGCGAGGCGGCGGATCTCTTCCTCGGGGGGCTCGAGCGGGTCGATTCCCTCGATGGCGTGTGGACCGTGACGGAACCGAACAACCGCGTCGAACTCATCTACCTCGACGACGCGCGACGCTCCGAGAAGCTCACCGGCGGAGTACCGGGCTGGACCCGGGAGGAGCTCGTGCCCCTCGCACGCTCGTGCGACGCGGTCTACGTGAACTTCATCGCGGGCTGGGAGGTGGATCTCCCCGCCGCGGCGGCCCTCCGGACGGCGGCGAAGGGCCCGGTCTACGCGGATCTGCACTCGTTGATGCTCGGCGTGGGGGCCGACGGAGTGCGCTCGCCGCGTCCGCTCGACGACTGGCGCGCCTGGCTCTCCTGCTTCGATGTCGTGCAGCTGAACGAGGAGGAACTCGGCACGCTGGCGGCGGGCTGGGAAGACCCGTGGGCGCTCGCCGCGGACGTCGTGGGTCCGGTCACGCGCGGCCTCCTCGTCACACTCGGGGAGCGCGGCGCGGCCTGGGTCGCGACCCGAGGCTTCTGGAAGGCGCCGACGGATCCGCGCCCTCAGCCCGGCGCCGTCGCGCCCGCGGAAGCGCTCGTGAGCGGGAAGGTGGAGCCCGAAGCCCCGGTAGCGGGGGGCGACCCGACCGGATGCGGCGATGTGTGGGGGGCGACCTGCTTCGTGAAGATGCTGAGCGGCGGGGATCTCGAGTCGTCCGTCCGGGCGGCCACGCATGCGGCGCAACGGAACGCCGGATTCCGCGGCGCATCCGGGCTCGGGGAGTACCTGCGCTCCGAGACGGGCCTCCTGACCGGCCGGGCGGGACGTCGGGCGCGGGGTTCCACGTGA
- a CDS encoding ROK family protein has protein sequence MSGRNHIIGVDLGGTTINVGAVPVDGGTVLGMRTLPTDAHIGAKFVVDRIVSMIHEVKRDAAREGGFGEDAIVGVGMGAPGPLDRDTGTVIETPNLGWRNFPLRDLIVRGTGLQTELDNDANAATLGEWWRGAGRGVDNLVGITLGTGIGGGIVLNGALYHGASDAAAEIGHMTIDPTGRKCACGNYGCLEAYASGPAIAARAVEGLKAGAESMLLDLVEGDLRAVTAEAVSDAIVAGDEYAAEVMRETAGYLGTGLANLINILNPEMIVVSGGVTRAGRHLFDPLRREVRKRALRPAAEACRIVRTELGGLGGVIGAAAVFRVARLGPL, from the coding sequence GTGAGCGGAAGAAACCACATCATCGGTGTCGATCTCGGGGGAACCACGATCAACGTCGGCGCCGTCCCGGTGGACGGCGGCACCGTGCTCGGCATGCGTACGCTGCCCACGGACGCTCACATCGGCGCGAAATTCGTCGTGGACCGGATCGTGTCGATGATCCACGAAGTCAAGCGCGACGCCGCGCGCGAGGGCGGCTTCGGGGAGGATGCGATCGTCGGGGTCGGAATGGGGGCGCCCGGTCCGCTGGACCGCGACACCGGCACCGTGATCGAGACGCCGAATCTCGGGTGGCGGAACTTCCCGCTCCGCGATCTGATCGTAAGGGGAACCGGACTCCAGACCGAACTCGACAACGACGCGAACGCGGCGACTCTCGGGGAGTGGTGGCGGGGCGCGGGGCGCGGGGTCGACAACCTCGTGGGGATCACGCTGGGGACGGGGATCGGCGGCGGCATCGTGCTCAACGGCGCGCTCTACCACGGGGCCTCCGACGCGGCCGCGGAGATCGGGCACATGACGATCGATCCCACGGGCCGGAAGTGCGCGTGCGGCAACTACGGGTGCCTGGAAGCCTACGCCTCCGGGCCCGCGATCGCGGCCCGCGCGGTGGAAGGACTGAAGGCGGGCGCCGAGAGCATGCTGCTGGACCTCGTGGAGGGCGATCTGCGGGCGGTAACGGCCGAAGCCGTATCCGATGCCATCGTGGCGGGCGACGAGTACGCCGCCGAGGTGATGCGGGAGACCGCGGGGTACCTCGGGACGGGTCTGGCGAACCTCATCAACATTCTCAACCCCGAGATGATCGTGGTTTCGGGGGGAGTGACGCGCGCGGGCAGGCATCTCTTCGATCCCCTGCGCCGCGAGGTCAGGAAGCGGGCTTTGCGGCCGGCGGCCGAGGCGTGCCGGATCGTGCGCACCGAACTCGGCGGCCTGGGGGGAGTCATCGGCGCGGCCGCCGTGTTCCGCGTCGCACGGCTCGGACCCCTCTGA
- the lepA gene encoding translation elongation factor 4: MASRTTEHIRNFSIIAHIDHGKSTLADRLLERTGAVDERRMRKQVLDTMELEQERGITIKLNAIRMAYGYRDGVEYQLNLIDTPGHVDFAYEVSRSLAACEGALLVVDATQGIEAQTLANLFLALEADLEVVPVINKIDLPAADPDRVAEEISELLGVDPASTIRTSAKEGVGVDAVLDAIVERVPAPGGDPAEPLRALIFDSQYDRYRGATPMLRVVDGELREGMRIGFGRHDAVYDVDEVGFMRLGFERAGTLRCGEVGYLTAQIKNVGHTRVGDTVLDAGDRAAEVLAGYREAKPMVFAGLYPTDSDQFEELREALEKLQLNDASLNYEPETSGALGFGFRCGFLGLLHLEIVQERLDREFGVDLITTLPSVEYQVTLTNDDEIQLENPSKMPDRVHISEVREPFVRVRVVSPAEYIGAIQKICHDRRGRYVDLQYLDPTRVEISYSMPLGEIVLDFYDKLKSVSRGYASLDYEVTGHERSDLVKLDILLNGAAVDALSVIVHRSRAYEFGQKMARKLKELIPRQLFDVAIQAAIGRDVIARTTVKALRKNVTAKCYGGDITRKRKLLEKQREGKRRMKQVGSVEIPQEAFLAVLQVESD; this comes from the coding sequence ATGGCGTCCCGGACCACGGAGCACATCCGGAACTTCTCCATCATCGCGCACATCGACCACGGGAAGTCGACGCTGGCCGACCGGCTGCTCGAGCGTACCGGCGCGGTGGACGAGCGCCGGATGCGGAAGCAGGTCCTCGACACGATGGAACTCGAGCAGGAACGCGGAATCACGATCAAGCTCAACGCGATCCGCATGGCCTACGGATACCGGGACGGGGTCGAGTATCAGCTCAACCTCATCGATACGCCGGGACACGTCGACTTCGCCTACGAGGTGAGCCGGAGTCTCGCCGCGTGCGAAGGGGCCCTCCTTGTCGTCGACGCCACGCAGGGCATCGAGGCGCAGACGCTCGCGAACCTCTTCCTCGCGCTCGAAGCGGATCTCGAGGTCGTCCCCGTCATCAACAAAATCGATCTTCCGGCGGCCGATCCGGATCGCGTGGCGGAGGAGATCTCGGAGTTGCTCGGTGTGGATCCCGCCTCGACGATCCGGACGTCGGCGAAGGAAGGGGTGGGGGTCGATGCGGTCCTCGACGCCATCGTCGAGCGTGTCCCGGCTCCGGGCGGAGACCCCGCGGAGCCGCTGCGGGCGCTGATCTTCGACTCGCAGTACGACCGCTATCGCGGAGCGACGCCCATGCTGCGCGTCGTGGATGGCGAACTGCGCGAGGGCATGCGTATCGGGTTCGGACGCCACGACGCCGTCTACGACGTCGATGAGGTCGGCTTCATGCGTCTCGGGTTCGAGCGCGCCGGCACCCTCCGCTGCGGCGAGGTCGGATATCTCACGGCCCAGATCAAGAACGTGGGCCATACCCGGGTCGGCGATACGGTGCTGGACGCCGGAGACCGGGCCGCGGAGGTTCTCGCCGGCTACCGCGAAGCGAAACCGATGGTCTTCGCCGGCCTCTATCCGACGGACTCGGACCAGTTTGAGGAGCTCCGCGAGGCGCTCGAAAAGCTCCAGTTGAACGACGCCAGCCTCAACTACGAGCCGGAGACATCGGGCGCGCTCGGCTTCGGTTTCCGTTGCGGCTTTCTGGGGCTCCTCCACCTTGAGATCGTGCAGGAGCGGCTCGACCGGGAGTTCGGCGTCGACCTCATCACGACGCTGCCCAGCGTGGAATACCAGGTGACGCTCACGAACGACGACGAGATCCAGCTCGAAAACCCGTCGAAGATGCCGGACCGCGTCCACATCAGCGAAGTGCGGGAGCCTTTCGTCCGGGTTCGCGTCGTGTCCCCGGCCGAGTACATCGGCGCGATCCAGAAGATCTGCCACGACCGGCGCGGCAGGTACGTCGACCTTCAGTACCTGGATCCGACCCGGGTCGAGATCTCGTATTCGATGCCCCTCGGCGAGATCGTACTCGACTTCTACGACAAGCTGAAGTCCGTCTCGCGCGGCTACGCTTCGCTGGACTACGAAGTGACGGGCCACGAGCGCTCGGACCTCGTGAAGCTGGACATCCTTCTCAACGGGGCGGCCGTGGACGCGCTGAGCGTCATCGTACACCGCAGCCGGGCCTACGAGTTCGGGCAGAAGATGGCCCGCAAGCTCAAGGAACTCATCCCGCGGCAGCTCTTCGACGTGGCGATCCAGGCGGCGATCGGACGGGACGTGATTGCGAGGACGACGGTGAAGGCGCTGCGCAAGAACGTGACCGCCAAGTGTTACGGCGGCGACATCACGCGAAAGCGGAAGCTCCTCGAGAAGCAGAGGGAGGGGAAGCGGCGCATGAAGCAGGTCGGGAGCGTCGAGATTCCCCAGGAGGCCTTCCTCGCCGTCCTGCAGGTCGAAAGCGACTAG
- a CDS encoding MBL fold metallo-hydrolase gives MRVRFLGTGTSFGVPVIGCDCATCRSPDPRDRRTRHGLLIETGATRLLVDTPPELRLQLLQAGVDRLDAVFLSHEHADHTHGIDDLRIFSLRQGRPIPVYVAREFDAGIRRRFSYIWGDTPRQPGSAVPRLDLILFDDRDVIEPCGLALQVVALPHGAYRSYGFRLDGLGVLIDAKSVPEDAMEVFEGVDVLVTNALWFGDPHPGHFSMEEAAATARRLGAGRTYITHIAHRTRHAEIERRLPPGVMPAYDGLVVEL, from the coding sequence GTGAGAGTCCGTTTTCTCGGTACCGGCACTTCGTTCGGGGTTCCGGTGATCGGCTGCGACTGTGCGACCTGCCGCTCGCCGGACCCCAGGGACCGACGCACGCGCCACGGTCTCCTCATCGAAACCGGCGCGACCCGTCTCCTTGTGGACACGCCCCCGGAACTTCGGCTTCAGCTGCTGCAGGCGGGCGTCGACCGGCTGGACGCCGTCTTTCTTTCGCACGAGCACGCGGACCACACGCACGGAATCGACGATCTGCGGATCTTCTCGCTGCGGCAGGGCCGGCCCATCCCGGTCTATGTGGCGCGCGAGTTCGACGCCGGAATCCGGAGGCGCTTCTCCTATATCTGGGGTGACACCCCGCGCCAGCCCGGATCCGCCGTGCCCCGGCTCGATCTGATCCTCTTCGACGACCGCGACGTCATCGAACCCTGCGGGCTCGCGCTGCAGGTCGTTGCGCTTCCGCACGGAGCATACCGCAGCTACGGGTTCCGCCTCGACGGCCTCGGGGTCCTGATCGACGCGAAGTCCGTACCCGAGGATGCCATGGAGGTGTTCGAGGGCGTCGACGTTCTCGTCACGAACGCGCTGTGGTTCGGCGACCCGCACCCCGGGCACTTCTCGATGGAGGAGGCCGCGGCGACGGCGCGTCGACTCGGGGCAGGGCGCACGTACATCACGCACATCGCGCACAGGACGCGGCACGCGGAGATCGAGCGCCGCCTCCCGCCCGGCGTGATGCCGGCGTACGACGGACTGGTGGTGGAGCTGTGA
- the pyk gene encoding pyruvate kinase — protein MSAGFRRAKIVSTIGPASWDRDVLHDLIEAGSDAIRINFTHTPTDRAAGLVRKISDMAREVGRPVAIIGDLGGPKIRVGDLPGDQLDIEPEGTYWFFPEGEDAPAGSSPRRQIPTTYPELAEEVAPGNRILLDDGHFEFAVREVSDDPPWVSAVAFSAGVLRSQKGINLPGVRVGAPALTEKDIADIEFSAEQVIDYLALSFVREPADLETTRQKMDRGCLLIAKIEKSQALENLAEILPLSDAVMVARGDLGVELPYEEVPMIQKRIIGLAQERARPVITATQMLESMIESPQPTRAEVSDVANALLDGTDAVMLSAETAAGGYPVRAVLTMDRIIRRIEHERLGRTGRAGKQVEGFSKIQQTTSGAIAASSLIAVERVGSPFIATFTQSGYTARIVSAQRPSVPILAITDQWRTYNQLALVWGVQPVLFHGGISYSSMLDKARDVALELGMGEAGQRFVVTAGVPFHVPGTTNMMRVEEL, from the coding sequence ATGAGCGCAGGTTTCCGCAGAGCGAAGATCGTCAGCACGATCGGACCCGCCTCCTGGGACCGGGACGTGCTGCACGACCTGATTGAAGCCGGCTCCGACGCAATCCGCATCAACTTCACCCATACGCCGACGGATCGTGCCGCCGGCCTCGTACGGAAGATCTCCGATATGGCCCGCGAGGTCGGCCGGCCGGTGGCGATCATCGGCGATCTGGGCGGGCCGAAGATCCGGGTCGGGGATCTGCCCGGCGACCAGCTCGATATCGAGCCCGAAGGCACGTACTGGTTCTTCCCCGAAGGCGAAGACGCTCCCGCGGGCAGCTCGCCGCGCCGACAGATTCCGACCACATATCCGGAGTTGGCCGAGGAGGTCGCGCCCGGAAACCGGATTCTGCTCGACGATGGCCACTTCGAGTTCGCGGTCCGCGAGGTCTCCGATGACCCGCCATGGGTTTCGGCCGTGGCCTTCAGCGCCGGCGTCCTCAGGTCCCAGAAGGGGATCAACCTCCCGGGCGTGCGAGTCGGGGCGCCGGCGCTGACGGAGAAGGACATCGCGGACATCGAGTTCTCCGCCGAACAGGTCATCGACTACCTGGCGCTGAGCTTCGTGCGGGAGCCGGCCGACCTCGAAACGACCCGTCAGAAAATGGACCGCGGGTGCCTGCTCATCGCGAAGATCGAGAAGTCGCAGGCGCTGGAGAACCTGGCGGAGATCCTGCCTCTGAGCGACGCGGTGATGGTCGCGCGGGGCGACCTCGGTGTGGAACTGCCGTACGAGGAAGTGCCGATGATCCAGAAGCGGATCATCGGCCTGGCGCAGGAACGGGCGCGGCCGGTGATTACGGCGACGCAGATGCTCGAGTCGATGATCGAGAGCCCGCAGCCGACCCGGGCGGAGGTGTCGGACGTCGCGAATGCGCTGCTCGACGGCACCGATGCGGTGATGCTCTCGGCCGAGACCGCCGCGGGCGGGTACCCGGTGCGGGCCGTCCTTACGATGGACCGGATCATCCGCCGCATCGAGCACGAGCGGCTGGGGCGGACCGGGCGGGCCGGCAAACAGGTCGAGGGCTTCTCGAAGATCCAGCAGACCACGTCGGGCGCGATCGCGGCGTCGTCGCTCATCGCGGTCGAGCGGGTGGGCTCCCCGTTCATCGCGACGTTCACGCAGAGCGGCTACACGGCCCGCATCGTGTCGGCGCAGCGTCCCTCGGTCCCGATCCTGGCGATCACGGACCAGTGGAGGACGTACAACCAGCTGGCGCTCGTGTGGGGCGTGCAGCCGGTCCTCTTCCACGGCGGCATCAGCTATTCGAGCATGCTCGACAAAGCCCGGGATGTGGCGCTCGAGCTCGGCATGGGCGAGGCGGGACAGCGCTTCGTGGTGACGGCCGGAGTCCCCTTCCACGTCCCGGGCACGACCAACATGATGCGCGTCGAAGAGTTGTGA
- the rpsU gene encoding 30S ribosomal protein S21, with translation MQYTLRDNEELDRALRKFRRKVQRAGIFRDIKKHRFYEKPSEARRRKMKAAERRRRRRRRRQKARR, from the coding sequence TTGCAGTACACGCTACGCGACAACGAAGAACTCGATCGCGCGCTGCGAAAATTTCGCCGCAAGGTTCAGCGAGCCGGGATCTTCCGTGATATCAAGAAGCACCGATTCTACGAGAAGCCGAGCGAGGCGCGCCGTCGCAAGATGAAGGCGGCGGAACGGCGTCGGCGTCGGCGTCGGCGTCGCCAGAAGGCCCGCCGCTAG